In one window of Caballeronia sp. TF1N1 DNA:
- a CDS encoding PrkA family serine protein kinase, producing the protein MDIYSSFATRFEKTREEEFSLEEYLALCKEDPATYATAGERMLTAIGEPEFVDTRLDPRLSRVFANKVIKVYPAFREFYGMEEVIENVVSYFRHAAQGLEEKKQILYLLGPVGGGKSSIAERLKQLAERVPFYSIKGSPVNESPLGLFDYDEDGPVLEEQYGIPRRYLKSILSPWAVKRLHEYNGDIRKFRVVRRYPSILRQIGIAKTEPGDENNQDISSLVGKVDIRKLETYSQDDADAYSYSGGLCLANQGMLEFVEMFKAPIKVLHPLLTATQEGNFKGTEGFGAIPFDGVILAHSNESEWKAFRNNKNNEALLDRIFVVKVPYCLRYGEEVKIYEKLLRNSSLAEAVCAPGTLKMMAQMAVLTRLAEPENSSLFSKMQVYDGENLKDTDPKAKSYQEYRDFAGVDEGMTGVSTRFAFKILSRVFNFDSSEVAANPVHLMYVLEQQIEREQFPPETEQKYLSFIKDVLASRYAEFIGKEIQTAYLESYSEYGQNIFDRYVTYADFWIQDQEFRDHDTGESFDRASLNAELEKIEKPAGISNPKDFRNEIVNFVLRARAANGGKNPAWISYEKLRVVIEKKMFSNTEELLPVISFNAKGSAEEQRKHEDFVNRMVAKGYTPKQVRLLCDWYLRVRKSS; encoded by the coding sequence ATGGATATCTACAGCAGTTTCGCGACCCGCTTCGAAAAAACCCGCGAGGAGGAATTCTCGCTCGAAGAGTATCTCGCGCTCTGCAAGGAAGATCCTGCCACATATGCAACAGCGGGCGAACGTATGTTGACGGCCATCGGGGAACCCGAGTTCGTCGACACGAGACTCGACCCGCGGCTTTCGCGTGTGTTTGCGAACAAGGTCATCAAGGTGTATCCGGCATTCCGTGAGTTCTACGGAATGGAGGAAGTGATCGAGAACGTCGTGTCGTATTTCCGGCACGCGGCGCAGGGTCTGGAAGAGAAGAAGCAGATCCTGTATCTGCTGGGTCCGGTGGGCGGCGGCAAGTCGTCGATCGCCGAACGTTTGAAGCAGCTTGCCGAGCGCGTCCCGTTCTATTCGATCAAGGGCTCGCCCGTCAACGAATCACCGCTTGGCCTCTTCGATTACGACGAAGATGGTCCCGTGCTTGAGGAGCAATACGGCATTCCGCGCCGCTATCTCAAGAGCATTTTGTCTCCGTGGGCCGTGAAGCGCCTGCACGAGTACAACGGCGACATCCGCAAGTTCCGCGTGGTGCGTCGCTATCCTTCCATTCTTCGTCAGATCGGCATTGCCAAGACCGAGCCTGGCGACGAGAACAATCAGGACATCTCCTCGCTCGTCGGCAAGGTGGATATCCGCAAGCTCGAAACCTATTCGCAAGACGACGCGGACGCATACAGCTATTCGGGTGGCCTGTGCCTCGCCAATCAGGGCATGCTCGAATTCGTCGAAATGTTCAAGGCGCCGATCAAGGTGTTGCACCCGTTGTTGACCGCTACGCAGGAAGGCAACTTCAAGGGCACGGAAGGCTTCGGCGCGATCCCTTTCGACGGCGTGATTCTCGCTCACTCGAACGAGTCGGAATGGAAGGCGTTCCGCAATAACAAGAACAACGAGGCACTGCTCGATCGTATTTTCGTCGTGAAGGTGCCGTATTGCCTGCGCTACGGCGAAGAGGTCAAGATCTACGAAAAGCTTCTGCGTAACTCGTCGCTGGCCGAAGCGGTATGCGCGCCAGGCACGCTCAAGATGATGGCGCAGATGGCCGTGCTCACGCGCTTGGCTGAACCTGAAAACTCCAGCCTCTTTTCGAAGATGCAGGTGTACGACGGCGAGAACCTCAAGGACACGGACCCGAAGGCGAAGTCGTATCAGGAGTACCGCGACTTTGCCGGTGTGGACGAAGGCATGACAGGCGTGTCCACGCGCTTCGCGTTCAAGATCTTGTCGCGCGTCTTCAACTTCGACTCGTCGGAAGTCGCGGCGAATCCGGTGCATCTCATGTACGTGCTTGAACAGCAGATCGAGCGCGAACAGTTTCCGCCGGAGACGGAGCAGAAGTATCTGTCGTTCATCAAGGACGTGCTGGCTTCGCGCTACGCTGAATTCATCGGCAAGGAAATTCAGACTGCTTATCTGGAATCGTATTCGGAGTATGGGCAGAACATCTTCGACCGTTACGTGACGTATGCCGACTTCTGGATTCAGGACCAGGAGTTCCGCGATCACGATACCGGTGAAAGTTTCGACCGTGCCTCGCTCAATGCGGAACTGGAAAAGATCGAAAAGCCGGCAGGCATCAGCAACCCGAAGGATTTCCGCAACGAGATCGTGAACTTCGTGTTGCGTGCGCGGGCGGCCAATGGCGGCAAGAACCCGGCGTGGATCAGTTATGAGAAGCTGCGGGTGGTGATCGAGAAGAAAATGTTCTCGAACACCGAAGAACTTCTGCCGGTCATTTCGTTCAATGCGAAAGGTTCGGCCGAAGAGCAACGCAAGCATGAAGACTTCGTCAATCGCATGGTCGCGAAGGGCTACACGCCGAAGCAGGTCCGGCTGCTCTGCGACTGGTATCTGCGCGTGCGCAAGTCGTCGTAA
- a CDS encoding 2-keto-4-pentenoate hydratase: MTGSTLAAQLVEARRQHRSIETLAPRDIPVDAPTAYAIQHETLRAANARIGAWKIGARAPDALAAGAPIDADLVHVSPARLAFDSFFHVLVELEIAFRFAYPLPPRSDPYSHAEVLDALGGMAVALEIVDSRLAQWPNVDPLAQLADSQNNGALIVSGMEPYEVVSAGFDFLSPRIELTLDGLPIAPAAQGNPAGDPRVSLPWLVNHCSRMGLTVEPFWTITTGSYTGAYRVEGPAMVHGAIDRIGELELVLT, from the coding sequence ATGACCGGATCGACACTCGCCGCACAGCTCGTGGAAGCGCGCCGGCAGCATCGGAGCATCGAGACGCTTGCGCCGCGCGACATTCCCGTAGACGCGCCCACGGCCTATGCCATTCAGCACGAGACGCTGCGTGCGGCAAACGCGCGCATCGGCGCATGGAAGATCGGCGCCCGCGCGCCCGATGCCCTCGCCGCAGGCGCACCCATCGATGCAGACCTCGTGCATGTATCGCCTGCGCGGCTCGCGTTCGACTCGTTTTTTCACGTACTGGTGGAACTCGAAATAGCGTTTCGCTTTGCCTACCCGCTGCCGCCGCGTAGCGACCCTTACAGCCACGCCGAAGTCCTCGACGCACTGGGCGGCATGGCCGTCGCACTCGAAATCGTCGATAGCCGCCTCGCGCAATGGCCCAACGTCGACCCACTCGCGCAACTTGCCGATTCGCAGAACAACGGCGCGCTCATCGTGAGCGGCATGGAGCCTTATGAGGTCGTATCGGCGGGCTTCGACTTCTTGTCGCCGCGTATCGAATTGACACTCGATGGCCTGCCGATTGCTCCGGCCGCGCAAGGCAATCCAGCGGGCGATCCGCGCGTCTCGCTGCCGTGGCTCGTCAACCATTGTTCGCGCATGGGACTGACGGTCGAACCGTTCTGGACCATCACCACGGGTTCTTATACGGGCGCTTATCGCGTGGAAGGTCCCGCGATGGTGCATGGCGCGATCGACCGCATCGGCGAGCTCGAACTCGTTCTTACCTGA
- a CDS encoding methyl-accepting chemotaxis protein — protein MNKALTIKARIGISMAFLGALLIAIGALGLSGMNHSNTAFLDTYSNQMPSAIAVGNTEMYAMRERLVFDRGALLAGTAEVAATIERSRLMRERADGFWKQYTALPQEPGEARLAEAAQAKRLELQRELDKGLKAVAANDHDAIIASAKSMQAIYNDYANANETLRKFLSESSHKSYEDAQSQFLWFRAVAMSAIALGLAAAAFAWVSLRRAIARPLEAALGHFEAIAAGDLRREVVVTSRDEMGQLLEGLAKMRASLLTTVRTVRSGSESIASATQQIAAGNTDLSSRTEEQASALQETASSMEELTGTVRQNADNARQASALAANASEIAGKGNTVVMQVVDTMGEINRSSSKIADIITIIEGIAFQTNILALNAAVEAARAGEEGRGFAVVAGEVRSLAQRSSAAAKEIKELIDTSVARVQSGTTLVDEAGRTMNEIIGAVQRVTDIMGEIAAASEEQSSGIDQVSLAVTQMDEVTQQNAALVEEAAAAAQSLEDQAGRLRQAVAVFQVNEGFSADAPLASASVSAARRVTRKPAAVAASKRPVPVKPSQAAKPAATPAVAAAAASGDWETF, from the coding sequence ATGAACAAGGCTTTGACCATCAAGGCGCGCATCGGCATCTCGATGGCGTTTCTCGGCGCGCTGCTGATCGCCATCGGGGCGCTCGGCCTCAGCGGCATGAATCACTCGAACACCGCGTTTCTCGATACTTATTCGAATCAGATGCCGAGCGCCATCGCCGTCGGCAACACCGAGATGTACGCCATGCGCGAACGGCTCGTGTTCGATCGCGGCGCGCTGCTCGCGGGCACGGCGGAAGTCGCGGCGACCATCGAGCGTTCACGCCTCATGCGCGAGCGCGCCGATGGCTTCTGGAAGCAATACACGGCGCTGCCGCAAGAGCCCGGCGAAGCGCGCCTCGCGGAAGCGGCGCAGGCCAAACGTCTCGAACTGCAGCGTGAGCTCGACAAGGGCCTCAAGGCCGTTGCCGCCAACGACCACGACGCGATCATCGCTTCCGCCAAGTCGATGCAGGCGATCTACAACGATTACGCCAACGCCAACGAAACGCTGCGCAAGTTCCTGTCCGAGTCCTCGCACAAGAGCTACGAAGACGCGCAGAGCCAGTTTCTGTGGTTCCGCGCGGTCGCGATGTCTGCCATCGCGCTCGGGCTGGCCGCGGCGGCGTTCGCGTGGGTTTCGCTCCGACGCGCCATCGCGCGCCCGCTCGAAGCCGCGCTCGGCCATTTCGAGGCGATTGCCGCGGGCGACCTGCGCCGTGAAGTCGTGGTCACTTCGCGCGACGAAATGGGGCAATTGCTCGAAGGACTCGCCAAGATGCGCGCAAGCCTTCTGACGACCGTTCGCACCGTGCGCTCGGGCAGCGAATCGATCGCGTCGGCCACACAGCAGATCGCCGCCGGCAATACCGATTTGTCGTCGCGTACCGAGGAACAAGCATCCGCGTTGCAGGAAACCGCGTCGAGCATGGAAGAGCTGACCGGCACGGTCCGTCAGAACGCCGACAATGCGCGTCAGGCAAGCGCGCTCGCGGCCAACGCGTCGGAGATCGCGGGCAAGGGCAACACGGTCGTCATGCAGGTCGTCGATACCATGGGCGAGATCAACCGCAGTTCGTCGAAGATCGCGGACATCATCACGATCATCGAGGGCATTGCGTTCCAGACCAACATTCTCGCGCTCAACGCAGCCGTGGAAGCGGCCCGCGCGGGCGAGGAAGGGCGCGGCTTCGCGGTGGTCGCGGGCGAAGTGCGCTCGCTTGCACAGCGTTCGTCGGCGGCGGCGAAGGAAATCAAGGAGTTGATCGATACCTCGGTGGCGCGTGTGCAGTCGGGCACCACGCTCGTCGATGAAGCGGGCCGCACGATGAACGAGATCATCGGCGCGGTGCAGCGCGTGACCGACATCATGGGCGAGATCGCGGCGGCGTCGGAGGAGCAGTCGAGTGGTATCGACCAAGTGTCGCTCGCGGTCACGCAGATGGACGAAGTGACGCAGCAGAATGCCGCGCTCGTCGAGGAAGCGGCGGCAGCGGCGCAATCGCTGGAAGATCAGGCGGGACGTTTGCGTCAGGCGGTTGCGGTGTTTCAGGTGAATGAGGGTTTCAGCGCGGATGCGCCTTTGGCTTCGGCTTCGGTGAGCGCAGCCAGGCGCGTTACGCGCAAGCCAGCGGCGGTGGCGGCAAGCAAGCGCCCCGTCCCCGTCAAGCCTTCGCAGGCAGCAAAGCCGGCTGCCACGCCGGCGGTTGCAGCGGCGGCTGCAAGCGGGGATTGGGAGACGTTTTGA